In Bernardetia sp., the genomic window TCTAAACCTACAATACTTTTTCCCCTTCCACTCAAAACAAGCACTACTCGTGCCGTAGAATGTATGTGATGCGCTTGTTCACTACTGTCTGCTGGCATATAAAGATATTGTAAAGTAGGGTCGCCTTGCCGAATAGGGGGAAAAAGTTGTTTGGTAGAACAGCCATTGATGTAGGGCAAAACGGTAACTCCCTCAAGAGAAATACTAGCTTCTGGAGGCATATAACCACGAATGAGTGTCGCACAATGCAATGAATTTACCTTACACTTTCCTTTTTTTAAGTGGGCAAAACTGAGATTATCGTCAAAATAATAAAGACAATCTC contains:
- a CDS encoding cupin domain-containing protein, which gives rise to MPTGVYYFNTSSPQIYQSPSQQLYFFKVFIGKHKIEVEEGDCLYYFDDNLSFAHLKKGKCKVNSLHCATLIRGYMPPEASISLEGVTVLPYINGCSTKQLFPPIRQGDPTLQYLYMPADSSEQAHHIHSTARVVLVLSGRGKSIVGLDGNAHNEELHKGKICILEPMCPHHFETPFGEPLVVVPLHIFSSIPQSEQNHPMYNGTYRI